GTAGGCGAAGCAATGATCTTAAGGGCAAAGTAATTTGACCAGTAGTATTTTAGAGCAGGATCTGTTGTCAAGTTAAGTgcatatattcatatatatgcCAATAACTATCATTTTTAGAACAAGGTACATTGAATAGCCACATGTCCTGCCCTCAGGTCCAGGCAGGAAGGAAGCATCAGGGGTTGGGTTCACAGTCCTTAGCTGACTCACaccctgcagcagagcactAGTTCTTAAAGCACTATTTATTGCGTTGCCTCATTCCTTCTGCTCTTTGCCTCTCCCGAGTCTTCAAACGCATTCCTAAAACACAAGAATATAGCGTGATGACAGCAGCTGTATCTCAAGCACAGTACAAAGCTGAGCAGCAATGTAGCATTTGGGTAAGGAATCTGGAAAATGTACTGTTTGCTATTCCCAAAGTCAAAAACTTCCCTCAGCTTTTACGCAAGATACATACCTCTGGACTTTGGTCAGCTGCAAGCTACAGAACACAGAACTGCTTGTTTCTGCCCCAGGCCTGGAGGCCAGGACTCTTTGCTCTGACCACACACAGCCCAAGAGCTTTGCCCGGAGGCTTTGTGCCAGGCATGCAGAtctcattcttctcttcctgcAGGGAGCAAGCTGCAGTGGAGTACAGCCATCTCCATGATGGTGTTTGCGTGGCTGTTCGCTGCCTTCTGGGCCACGATGCCCTTGCTGGGCTGGGGGGAGTATGACTATGAACCCCTCCGAACCTGCTGCACCCTGGACTACAGCAAAGGGGACAGGTGAGGATGAGCCCAACTATCATggcaggctgcagcagagcccagctgccACCTACCCACTGTGGTGCTGGGACAAGATACGCACAGCCCAAGGCTGCCTCCTGTATGCAGGGATGGCCAAAGCCAGCTTCCTCCACAGGAAAAGCTGGCACTGGGATTTCTGCCACTCCCTTGCTCATTAGTCATATGCTGCATCTTTTAGGGGTTTAGGACTTGAAACACTTTATGGTACTTCTTTATGCAGTCTAGTCCTGATGTCCTAATAAGAATGCCTGAGGTTAGCAACCAAACGCCTGCTGTGATCTTCTGCAATACTATCCATCCCACAtgcaacagcacagcacaactgCAGAAAATTCTGAGCCTAAAAGCAAGCTAACAAAAGCGGTTTGggcaattttaaaaatacagattaattaagaaatgcagaaagtttAGAGATgcacaaaagagaaattaaccacctcttttttccctcctcaccTTCTCCAGAAACTATATCACATTCCTTTTTGCCCTGTCCATTTTCAATTTCATGATCCCGGGCTTCATCATGATGACAGCCTATCAGTCCATACACCAGAAGTTCAAGAAAAGCGGGCACTATAAGGTAAGGAATCTTCCTCTGCCCCTGTAACTGCCTGGCCAAAATAGGGCTGCATCCAGCAGGGTGAAAGTCCTCAGAAATACAGTTTCTTCTATAGAGGCTTTGGCTCAGCTCCTTCTGGACTATCTCATCACTTCATGTTGCTCTGAGCAGGAGGGTAGCATGGAAATCCCATCCTTAGAGGTCTCAATTTTTGACTGGACACAGCCAGATCTCCCCCGATCCAATGCGGAAAACATTCCCCTCACAGGAAGCAGTTGGAGTACTGACTTCAAGGATTTCCCTCTTCCATTATTCCAGTTCTAGTCACAAAACtaacacacagcacacacagcatctGCTAATAGCATATCAATAACCACCCAGAGAAAATCTGCTCAGGAAGGATCATTGTTTCTGGTTTTGCTACAGGTTCATAGCTGACAGCCTTGGAAGTCATCCAGAACCACAGCACCACAAGGAAACAGAGATGTGTGGTGCAGGGGAGAGAAGAACCTTCCTAAGCACACCACATTTACACTCAGCTGAGGAAATTCAGAAATCTCCATGAGCTGGGAACAATAGAATTGCTCAGGAGTGGCAGGCTTATGGGAATGTAACGTGGTGATTCTGCCAGTCGTTCCTTTAGATGCAGTTTGGGGTGCTATGCGTTGCTGGTGTGTATATCCCAATCCCTGCACTTTGTAAGGACTGTCACTTCTCAAGGGCGATGTGCAGAGACAGTCAGGCAGACTGGTCTGTAGCAATCTGGAATACATACGTATGTATGATCTCTACATGTTTCTCAAACAAATGTTGGTTTTCATTATTATaagtcttttctttccattgagTTTTTGCAATAGTGTTTAATTTTTCCTACTTCCCTCCATAGCAGTGAAGTTGAAGCAATGTAGTTACAACGCAGAAAATGTAAGGATGAAAATATCACCTCCCTATTCATCAATATTTGTGATACTTTCACAGTTTGCCTGCCTTCAAGGCCCTCCAGAAGCCTGCCAAAAATCACTTcatctgttttcagaagcattCATTGCCCTTCCCCTCTGCAGCCAGTACTGACTGCATGTACCACATACGCTGATGTCACAGGCCAAGCACAAGGTGCTTCATCTCCTCTGCCCAGGAAGGACCGCATCAGGTGTAGGGCTTCAGGGAGCTGTGTTCACATGCCTCCAACATTGATGGCTACGGCACTCTGCTGGGCAATGCTCTCCTGCTAGTGAGCACGGTCTCCAGGATCTTTCCTATCTGCCTGTTGCAGTGTGAGGTTGTGAGACACAAATAAAGGCTGTGttgctcttgtttttcagtttaacACTGGCTTACCTTTGAAGACGCTGGTCATTTGCTGGGGTCCCTACTGCCTTCTGTGTTTCTATGCAGCAGTTGAAAACGTGATGTTCATTTCACCAAAATACCGAATGGTATGTCTGTGGCACCTGGAGGAACTCTCACACATTCCTCTCACGCTCTCCCCTTCATTCCCATGGAAAAATACCAACCTGAACACTAACAGTCCTATCTGATATAACATCTGTTACGAGTAGATTGCTTACACGAAACCACCTATTCATCTACCATTTTTAAGGCAAGATAGTttagcacagcaaagcagcagacaTTATAACTAGTGCTTAGATTAAGCTACATTTGAGAAATTATGcttttttgttgtggttttttctTCAGTAGTCAGTGCAGAACCGCAGCCTGCACTGCTTCATAGTAGTGGGTGTAGAGGCGATGggtggatgatcttagtggtcatTTCCAACCCAAAACTATGATTCGGAAAAGCATTTTGTGTCCTATCCACAGTGAAGTACCACCTCaaagttttcagttttgaagaGACTGTTTGTCCCATTCGTTTTTCCTAATCCTTCTCTCTCCTAAGAGAGGCTGCAACTCTTGCACTTACGACGTTTCCTTTTTCCTACGAGCCTCAGTTCTGAGGTGTCTCCAGGACTCACTAATGTTACAATGTGCCTCTCAGCTTCCATCCATTCATCAGCCCACTTTCAGATCACTAAAAGCTTTATTGTATTTAGGTATTTAGCATCCCACAAAGTATGTGAGCAATACTAGCCCGCTTACTCGTACAACGGAATACCCTTCATGCCTCACGTTCAAGCTCTGCTGAAATATCCTAGTTTTTGGTGATGCTGATCTAACTTTCCTTTCCTGGAGATTGTCCTTTCCTAAGTAAGAGGCCCCAACTGAACAAATTGCTTTCATCTTTCTCATCATCCCAGAGTAGCAAGCTGCTGCTGTCGGGGAAAGGTATTTGTTTGACAGAGGGAAACTGAGCTCAGCCTAAAATCAGTCCATTGGCTCATCGGCACATTTTCCTATCGTGTCTCCCTACAGATTCCTGCCATTATTGCCAAGACAGTGCCAACCGTGGACAGCTTTGTGTATGCCTTGGGCAATGAGAACTACAGAGGAGGAATATGGCAGTTCCTCACAGGACAGAAGATTGAGAAAGCAGAGGTTGATAACAAAACTAAGTAACCCATTGCAGCATCAAGCCACATTAATGCAGGTACACCAGTGAAAGCAACGCAGTAGAGGAAGACGTGTACATTGTGGTATGTACGTGCAAAGGTGATTCCACGTGGATAAGGCTGTGCACTGACtacaagaaatgaaagaaagcccCATGGATTACTGTTGAAACCATCATGAGCTGCTTGTCAAACAAGCTGCCATAAACCTGTCTTGATTGTCATCAGTCTCATTTTATATGTCACTGCAAATAAACTGTATGCTGGAAAGCATTCTTTTTCTCCCAATAGACTAACATAAAAGTTCAGCAAATTAACTGAAGTAGGGTATTCATTTACCCAGTGAGGCCTCCCCAAACCAAACTGCAGTTTGTCTATGATGTCTGAATTACCAGAAGATTCGAGAATCCAGAATTATGCCACATGTCTGTATTAATAGCTTATCCATTGGAACAGTGCATTTTCTATGCACCCAAAATGGAAGTTTCCAAACTTCCGCAATGAATCTGCCATCCTAATTCTATCAAAACATGTTAGTGGACATTTTACTCCAGTAAGGAATATTAGCTTGGCTCCCATTCAGATGAATTAGTGTGACATTCAGCCGTGTCACACACTAAACTGCATCAGATTTTGCAGTTACTGCTTACCAGGACAATCAACAATCCCATAGTCCATCATCAAAACATTCATATTTTAACAAACACTGAGCAAAACTAAGGGGAGGTACGAATCAGATTGACAGAGCAGTAAATAATGTTATGACAAGATTATTCAAAATAGTCACATATTCAGTTGACAGCTAAGACCTGTATCTCAGGTACACATAACATTAAGCGAGCAGATGACAAAATACGGTCACAAAGATTAAGATTAAATATGCATCTATATTGACAGACTCTGAATGTGTAATTATCTCTTTCTCAGGAGAGAGACCTCTTGAAATCATCTTGTCAGCAGGGTCATACTGATAAATCCCAGGAGAATACTAAAAACCACTAGAAATGAATAGGAAACAAAAGAATACACAACCTCACACCACTTGAAAGCCGCTCTGCTCAGTTTTGTTGGAAAAGATGCACAGTTTGGGTCATTCCAACTCACAGAGGGAACAGAAACGCTAGAAAAGGGCCACAGGGGTGATTAAACGTAAGAGGATCCTCCATGCAATGGATGAGATAGGGGAGAGGGCTGGCTTAGGGGACGTAGCTGATGAGGAGCATACTCCTACAAGAGAGCAAAGGAAATGAAGTTGCTCATGGCTCATATATTGGATCATAGATAATCCAACGctctagaaaagaaagaaagaaaaggatgggaATATAAGCTTCCAGGAACAAGGCACCAAGGTAAAAAATCCTCTTCTAGATATAAACTAGTTCTCaacattaatttttcagaattaagCAGAACTGGCTGAAGACCACTAATAAATGCCCCAACCAGCATGCTGTTCCCTTCAGAAAAGTGTCTGAAAGCAAGCTGTAGTACATCAAGAAGTCTCACACAGACTTCCAATTGATTACACAGTTATTCTTACAGTCTTCACCGCAACAGTGCCTCCCTGGTAGCCTCCAGCACTCTGGTCACCTCGATCCTGAAGATAAGAAACCATTATCATCCTGAGGAAGTCTATCACATCAAGGTCCAATTCACTACTGAACCACTCTACTTTTCTTATTACTGACAGCCTGCTTCCACTAAATTTGCTCCTTTGAGTCAGAGGAGTCAGTGTTTTGATGCTCTGGTGAGAAACAGACTTCTTTAGAAGatgacatttttccttcttaccACTAGCCAGAAACAGCATAATTTCTTCAGGTtttctttcagcacagaaagccTCGCTTTAAATAACATCCCTTACAGTTCTATTTTCAAGTCCTATTAAACATCCACAACTCCAAATGAAGTTTCTGTGTACTCAATAACACTGCAAATCAAGGTCTTGCTGACTCAGCTTTCCTGCACTACCCACATTACAGCCACCCTACAGTTCAATGAAAGGGAGTCAAGTTTTTCCACAGCACTCATCCTTCATGTGCTCTACATACTTTCTGATGTATACTTCCTAGCACCTCTTATACATCCAATCAGGGCATTAAAAACTGGTTTAGAAACTGGGTCAGAGGAAGAATTTGCACTGTTCCTAGCCTACCATCATATCTCTTTGGAATTCATTACTGTGAAGCAGAGGAGTGAGTTATTTTTGTcaagatgaggaaaaagaactgCCGAATGCCTAAATATGCACTTAGCTGCTAGTGATTGGTTTGTTTCAAGCAGCTTCGGTATGGGAATTAAAAGCATAGTGTAGGATTCCAATGATATGATGACAGAAAGTATTAGTCAAGTATTTACCCTTCCCATTGTGTCTCACTAAAATTTCTATTCACATTTCACTCATAGAGATGTCTGAGTGGAGACCCACAGCCCAGCCTGTGCTACTGAGAGTTTGCATTTCAGaggcaaaacacaaaaaatagtCAGTAACATGAGCACCGTGTACATACTCACAGTTAGAGATTATCCATCAGAAGATTATCATCAAGGTTCTGTATGAACTACCACAGGAAGGAGAACACAATCAACAATCACGATGTACTTTGTTACAGGCattctctgcagagaaaactgGGGCATGGGTGTGTTGCATCAAGATAGAATAAAATCATAATTTGTAAGTAGTGAACACACATATCCTATTTTTGGTGTTGTTTAGAAATTTGCTAGTGTGCCATAATATCTCCTAtaatattagaagaaaaaaaaaaagattttaaacatttttaaaagatctgAATCGGATACAAGTTTGAAAGACTGTGAACAAAGTTAAGATTGTACATGCAAGGCTTCTAGGTTTATTGAtgagtttggggttttttgtttgaatgtcttttaatttcaaacatAATAACACACCTCTGGATTACCACaggcaggattttttttcttgtgaaagtCACatatgaaatgtttaaaatcaGGCTTCGTCCAGAGTATGACATCAGATTATAGATCTGTCAGAAGAGGAGGGCTGGAGCTAACTGAATTcactgtgctgagcagcagaatTTCCTTACTTAAGGAGAAGGAAACCTTATTCTAAAGAAAAGACTGAATTGATGgaaataatgatttatttacttatgaaaatgaaaagagaaaatgatatATTTGGAAGCAGAGATCAAGGTCTTAACAGCAAGAGCAATaagtttttaatgaattttaccacttagcagtgaaaaaaatcacatcctgCAGACAACAGCTGGAGAGCTCTAATTGCTGCACAACTCTATTTGAGTTTGGCTTACTGTTTGGTGAATAGCAAGATAACCgattttttccttcatggtGTTCAACGATTTGTGCCAAATGCCCCGAGATGGGGGAATGCTGCCACTACACAAGGAGATACTACAGCATCGTTCTTGACTTCTCTCCCTGAAAGAATGACCCATCTTTAAAATACAGGTAGCTTCACAGGTGAATCATGTTACACCAGATGAGAGGTCA
This portion of the Meleagris gallopavo isolate NT-WF06-2002-E0010 breed Aviagen turkey brand Nicholas breeding stock chromosome 8, Turkey_5.1, whole genome shotgun sequence genome encodes:
- the RGR gene encoding RPE-retinal G protein-coupled receptor — encoded protein: MVTSHPLPEGFTEIEVFAIGTALLVEALLGFCLNGLTIISFRKIKELRTPSNLLVLSIALADCGICINAFIAAFSSFLRYWPYGSEGCQVHGFQGFLTALASISSSAAVAWDRYHHYCTRSKLQWSTAISMMVFAWLFAAFWATMPLLGWGEYDYEPLRTCCTLDYSKGDRNYITFLFALSIFNFMIPGFIMMTAYQSIHQKFKKSGHYKFNTGLPLKTLVICWGPYCLLCFYAAVENVMFISPKYRMIPAIIAKTVPTVDSFVYALGNENYRGGIWQFLTGQKIEKAEVDNKTK